Within the Cetobacterium somerae ATCC BAA-474 genome, the region AGGTATATAAAGTATGAAAGAGAAGTTTGTTATTATTACCTATTTAGTAGAAAATTATTGTTTAATTTTTAGGACAAGGGGGTACTATGATTAACAAAGAGGATATTTTATTAGCTAAGCAAGGAGATATAGACTCCATAGAAAAAATAGTAACAGAGTATAGAAATCTTATATACATAAGAAATAAAACATTATTTTTGAAAGGTGCAGAAAGAGAGGATTTAGTCCAAGAGGGAATGATAGGACTAATGAAAGCTATAAAATCTTTTGATGAAAATAGAAGTGCTTGTTTTAGTACTTTTGCATCTCTTTGTATAAAGAGACAAATTATAACAGCAGTAAAAAATTATAATTCTGAAAAAAATAAAAATTTAAATAGTGCAATGCAAGGAGAGGGTTATTCAGAATTAGAGGATTTAATAAGATACAATAGTCCCTCATTAAGATATTATACTCCAGAACAAATTGTTATTGGAAAAGAGTTAATGAAACTTTTAAAAAAATTTTTAAAAGATAATCTAAGTGGTTTAGAAAAAGATGTGTTTACATTTATGGTAAAGGGATATGGATATTTAGAGATAGCTCAGAAGTTAGAGAAGGAGCCAAAGGCAATAGATAACTCGATTCAAAGAATCAAAAAAAAAGTTGTTATTTTTTTGAAAAAGTATAATAAAAGTTGACAGAAGTGGTAGAAATTGAATATAATATGTGAAATTTATATTTTAATTAAAAGGGAGAAAGTAATGATATTAGAAACAATAAAGAGTCAGAAAATAACTTTTGAACAAAAAGTTGTGACCCTAGCAAGACTAGCAGAAGGGAGTATAGAGGTTTTAAATAAAAGTGAAGCCTTAAAAAAATATATAGAAGATGGAATTATATGTGATTTATTTGAGGGAAATGCTCCTTATAGACCAAGATATATTGTTCCAGATTATGATATATTTATGGAACAAGGAAGTAAGTTTTTAAACTTAGATAAACCAACAAATATATGGGAAGCTGTACATGGTTTATTAATTCTTTATAAACATGTTCCATCTATAACAACAATGCCTGTTTATTTAGGGAATATTGATTATTTATTAGAACCTTTTATTAAAGATGAAGCAGAAGCATATTTAGCAATTAAATTATTTCTAAAACATATAGATTCAACAATAACAGACTCATTCTGTCATGCTAATATTGGACCGAAAGAAACAAAGGCTGGAATATTAATACTAAGAGCTATGAGAGAGCTAGAGTTACCAACACCAAATTTAACAATAAAATATACTGAAGAAACAACAGATAAAATTGCAGTAGAAGCGATTAAAACAGCATTAGTAACAGCTAAACCAAGTTTTGCTAATGATAAAATCTTTAGAGCAGATTTTAAAGGAGAATACGGAATCGTTAGTTGCTACAATGGATTAAAAGTAGGTGGTGGAGCGAATACTCTAGTTAGAGTAAGATTAGGAGCTCTATCAAAGCTAGCTAATTCAAAAGAGGACTTTTTTGCAAGAGTTTTACCTGAAGTGTCAAAAGAAATGTTAGAATATATAGATGAAAGATCTAAATTTATTATCGAAGAAAGTGGATTTTATGAAAGTAGTTTCTTAATAAAAGAGGGACTTTTAGAAAAGGAAAAATTTACAGGATTATTTGGTTTTGTTGGATTAGCTGAATGTGTAAATAATCTTTTAGGTGCAACAGAAAAACAAGATAGATTTGGATATTCAGAAAAAGCAAATAAATTAGGACTTGAAATAGTAGAAGCTATGTCAAAACTAATAGCAGCTCATAAGACAAAGTATGCTGGAGAGTTCTTTGGAAATACTCATTTATTACACTCACAAGTTGGAATAGATACTGATAGAAATGAAAGCCCAGGATGTAGAATTCCAGTTGGAGAGGAACCAGAGATATTTGATCATATAGTTCA harbors:
- a CDS encoding sigma-70 family RNA polymerase sigma factor — protein: MINKEDILLAKQGDIDSIEKIVTEYRNLIYIRNKTLFLKGAEREDLVQEGMIGLMKAIKSFDENRSACFSTFASLCIKRQIITAVKNYNSEKNKNLNSAMQGEGYSELEDLIRYNSPSLRYYTPEQIVIGKELMKLLKKFLKDNLSGLEKDVFTFMVKGYGYLEIAQKLEKEPKAIDNSIQRIKKKVVIFLKKYNKS
- a CDS encoding YjjI family glycine radical enzyme, yielding MILETIKSQKITFEQKVVTLARLAEGSIEVLNKSEALKKYIEDGIICDLFEGNAPYRPRYIVPDYDIFMEQGSKFLNLDKPTNIWEAVHGLLILYKHVPSITTMPVYLGNIDYLLEPFIKDEAEAYLAIKLFLKHIDSTITDSFCHANIGPKETKAGILILRAMRELELPTPNLTIKYTEETTDKIAVEAIKTALVTAKPSFANDKIFRADFKGEYGIVSCYNGLKVGGGANTLVRVRLGALSKLANSKEDFFARVLPEVSKEMLEYIDERSKFIIEESGFYESSFLIKEGLLEKEKFTGLFGFVGLAECVNNLLGATEKQDRFGYSEKANKLGLEIVEAMSKLIAAHKTKYAGEFFGNTHLLHSQVGIDTDRNESPGCRIPVGEEPEIFDHIVQSAPFHQYCPSGIGDIFVFDETYKSNPEAILDIIKGAFETEMRFFSLYSDTCDVVRVTGYLVKKSEIEKLDKGEQVLRDTTILGKGARDNAKALGRKLRSE